In the Silvanigrella aquatica genome, AGCAATCACTCTAGCTGAGGCCGGTAAAATCCCAGCGAAGCAAATAAGCTCAGTCCGCGTTGGTAAAGTCGTAGGCGATCACTCGATTCATTTGAGTGCTGATTCAGAAAGTCTTGAAATCAAACACACGGCTCACGCGCGCAAACTCTTTGCCGAAGGAGCCATTGAGCTTTGCAAAAATATATATACTCAAGCTCCAAAACCAGGATTTCTTAGAAAAGAAGACTTTTTCATATCATAATCAGGTCTCAGATTCGATCTATTGCATAAAATGTAAGGCTCTATTATACCTTCATAGGGATTCGCCCAAAATTTTGTAAGCATAATAAAATCATAGTAAACTTATAAAATTTTGGTTGATGACACTCTCTCACTTAATTTAATTTGGTTGGAATATGGATACCGTCATTCTTGTTTTTAGAGTATTATTTTTAGTTATTGGTTCAATAGTAGGTATATTTTATATCCTATTTCAATTTTACCAGAAACTACCGTCAGCATCTTTCAAACTTTCTACTACTGATTATGTTATTGCATTTTTAATTGCATTTATTTTTGGATTTGCAACAAATTCTTACATAGGTCTTGGTGCTTTTATTCCCCTATTATTGGTTAAATATTTATGCACCAAACTCATCAGTCCTACTAAATTATCTGGCTCTGGAATGTGGATGGAAATTGATTGGAAAAAGCTCACCCCACGCGGTTACGAGCGCAATGTGCCAAGACACATCATGGAACAAATGAATAAGATGATTGAAAGCACTCCCAAAGACACACATTTTATAATTCCAAGACTTTATGCGATAATTGGAATTCGTTTTATGCTACGTAAAATGAAAAAAGAAAGCGCAAATCTTCCTAAAGGATTTACGCCTCAGCAACAGAACATGGGCATGGATCAAATGACATCATTGGCACAAAATATATTGAAGTTAGATACTGGTAAATCGGAGAAAAAAGATTTGAATATAGGTGTCTTAAAAATCACACGCCACTAATTTTCTTCCCTAGGCAGGTCAAAAATCCATTCTACATTATTATTTTCTTTACTAAATCCAGCAATAAGTACTGTGGGAATGGAATCATTTTTAGAAGATAAATTTAATATTTTTTCAAAATTATCAGAATATTCAGGTAAATTTAGACTTTTTATCCACTCTAAAATTGAATTTAATGAAGTTCCTACAAGAACTATTTGAGGATTATTTTCATTGGAAAAAAATTGGGACAAGCGTTCCAAGGCATCTTTTAAAGTACCAATTTGGGGATTTGAAAGAGTATGTTTGTCAAAGCGGTTGTCCACACAAATGGGTAATGCGAGTCCTTTTGCCAAAGTTTCGCATGTCTTAAAAGTTCTATCTTCATTTCCAGAAACCATTATAATATCAGGAAATAATTTAAGAGAAGCTGATATTGCCTTTTCAAAACTATCTTGCTCTTTAAACGATCGCCAAATAACATCTTCATTCAATGATTTTGCACGAATATCATACTTTTCTTGAATATTAATTTTAAGAGTTTCAGATAAAAAAGAAATAATAGTTTCAGTAAGAGTTTCGGCGCCTTGCTCTCCTGTTCGACTTAAATAGTCGGGAGCACCCATTTCAGATTGCGTAAAAAATAAAAAAAGCGATTTCATGATGTTCCCTTCCTATTGAAAAAACAGATTTACCAATAAGTTTTATCTCTCGCCTCAGTCAAGTCCTTATAGTATGTTAAAAAATGATCGAAGCAAAATCATTCTGTATCAGAAGTTTTGTGAAAAACGGTTTTAATTTATTAATAAAATTGTATGGAGCTTGATAATGGCTAATGAAATTGAATTTGAAAATCATTTTTCAGCACGAGTCATCGTAGTTGTGTTTCCAAATGGGTATAAAATTGAAAATGAAGAAGACCTGGCAATATTAAAAGATGCTTGGACAAAAAATTTAAAATCTTGGCATTCTCCTTATACTTGTTTATTTGATTTAAGGAATTTTAAATTAAATTCTGATTATCAATTGGCATTTGAAAAATTAATTAACTTCTTTAAAAATTTTTTTATGAGAAAAATAATCGGATTTTACGATGAAAATTCTGAAAAAGTAACGGTTCATTTTGAAACTGTTATTGGAATCGATACGGCATCGGCACAAACAGGACTTGCCCGAGGTAATGGTTTTGAAAAAAATATTACCGATTTACGCAGTAAAATTCAGATTGATAATGACTTTAATGCTCATGTTATGGAAATTAATTTTTTAGCTGATACGGAATTTGTCACTGCTTCCGATATCTCTATTTTTAAATCTAAACTCCAAAATATTCTCATGTTATGGCACACGCCCTATAGCATTATGATCAATTGCGTGAACTGCAAATTTTCAGAAGAAGCTAAAACTGAATTTGCAAAAATAGATCGTTTTTTAAAAGGATTTTTCTGTAAAACAATAATAGGTTATGCCCCTAAGGCTGATAAAGAAACATATCCCTTTCCTGTGGTTCGTTCACGCCATTTGGCCGCGGCATCTTTAGAAAATAATGGATTAGAGTCCGGAGAAATTGCAAATTGCTCTACACGTAAAATTGGCACATAGCTATTCAAAATTAGAGTTACAATTAAGCTGACAACAGATTTCACATAGGAGCTTAATGGTATGTCTAATACAATTACTGAAAAAGAGATACTCTTAGCGTTTTCAAAAAACAGTAATCAAAAAGTAATCGAACTAAATGGTATTGCTAACGTTTTGCTAAAAGAAGGCGCAAAACCCGAACTTTTTGATGCCCTCTCCAGAACAACAAGCGCGATGAAAACCTTTGCAATAACCTGCCATCAACATCACATAGCAGAATTTATTTCAAAAATGATTGAACCTGATTTTGACAGAATTCGTGTTGAAAATCTTACCATTACAGAAGAAATAAAATCTGCACTAAAAGAAAAAATTTCAAAACTTAAAACGATGATCAAAGATGCTTCTAAAGACATGCCTGCACAAGATAATATTGAACCACTTTCTCTACAAGACGAAGGAATGTACTCCTTATTGACTTCCATTGGACAACTGAGTGTGTGGAGTTTTCATGAACTCATGAATGCTCTGGCAAAAGTACATGGTTATACAGAAATGCTAGAAGATGTTTATCAGCACGTGCCAGACAATGTCCCTGAAGTTAAAAGTGAATTAAAAACAATACAAGAAAAATTAATATCGAATACAGCTCATATGACGGGAATTATAAATCGCATCAGAGCACTTCGTGGTAAAACAAAAATCAATATCAAAGAACATAATATTAGAGATATTGTAAAAAACATTCAAGAGTTAACTCAACAACCACCTAAAACATTAAATTGGTCTGCCTTGCATATTCCAAGCGTTAATGTTCAATTTGATCAAATTATATTTGAACAAATATGGGTTCATTTATGGAAACTATTAGGAGAGTGGCAAAATCCAGGTACTTTAATTCAATCTATGTGCTTTGGTAAAATCGATCCAAACAAATCAAACCAAAATAATAAATTTATGAATTTATTATCCTTATATATTTGGTTAGAGCCTAATGGAACAGCTAAATTCGATCCTACAAAATTAAATTATTCTACTCAAACGCCTCAAGCTGACTTAGCATATGTTTTTCATTTTACCTCAAAAATTGCACAAAGAATTTCTGCTAATATAACCTGTGCCAAAGCCTCTTTTGGCGGAGTTGTTTTTTGTATATCTATTCCTTGCGGAGAATTACAAATAACACATTCTGAAACAGGTTACGCCATACCACAGCCCCTACATATTTCCAAAATGAATCAAAAAGAAGGCCCCTTAAAAAACATTCTTATTCTAGATGACGAAAAAGATCTTCGTACCATTTTAAGTTTGAAAATTAGTAAAATGGGATATGGTGTCTCCGTAGCAAGTACAATTGCCGAAGCAACTCAAATGCTAGAATCTAAGAAAATCGACCTCATTATTTCGGATCTTTTTTTAACGCAAGAAAGTGGCCTCGATTTACTAAAGAAAATGAGTGCGACCTCACCAGAAATTCCCTTTATTTTTATTACAGGAGCAAATGAAGATGATATTTCTAAGCCAATATTAGATATTTTAGCAAAATATTCAAAAGGTTTTCTAACCAAACCAATACCAACACAACTGCTTAAAGAAACAATTGAAAATATACTTCCTTTATAATATGTATATTTTGTCTTTTTTAAAAGGAAAAAGTATGAAAAATAAAAAGTTATCCAAATTAATTAACTGTAGAAATATAATCACAATATCATTACTTACATTTGTAAATTCTTCATTTGCTGATAATACAATGAATTTTAACTTTTCATCTCAAATACCTGACGGAGACTATAAGAATATAGTCACTACAATTGTAAATCCAACCCGATTTCAATTTATGTCTTCACCCTCAAGAAATATAGGTCGTATTATTCCGGTAGGAATTTCAGTTGGCGGGGGCGTTTCTTATGTAAATATCCCTCAATCAACAACAGATTCTTTAAATAAATACACCGATTCAGCTAATAATTTTCCCTCAGCCATTGTCATACCAAGACTTATTGCTAAAATAGATATCCCCGGAGGCTTAGATGTTGCTGTTAACTACGCAACCATTCCTCAAAGTTCAATCGTACTTTCGGGTATTGCTGTTCAATATTCTTTATTTGATCCAAGACTCGTCCCTGTATCTTTCGCCCTTCGAGGGGGTTACACGCGCATTCAAGGATTTGCCCCATTAGATGCCAACTCAACCAACGTAGAAGCACTGCTTGGTGCTAAATTAGCTATATTAAAGCCTTATGTTGGAGTTGGAAATAATTGGTCAAATGCCAGCACAAATATCACAAATCAATATGTTACCTTGTCTAAAAGTCTATCATGGACAGAAACATACGGAATTTTAGGTTTGCAACTTTCAGCACTCTTAGGATTAGGTGTCGAAGCCCAAATTTCTTCAAGCCAAACAATATATAATGCAAAACTTTCTATAGAAATTTAAAATCAATAAAATCATCAAAATTGCATATCACCCCAATAACTTCCTACAATAGGAAATTTTTGCTCTGTTAATTCCAAAATTGAATATCCGAAATCTTGAACAAGCATCTGGGAGTTCTCACAAGAAAGCCTTTTTGCCACAGGAATTCAAGACGTGTTCCTGCAATGCCATGGAGGCTTTTATTATGATTTTTTTTACCTTGCAAAAGAAACTCAGAGAGCTTGTCACTTCAAAGTGCACGCTACTATGGCTAGAGGGAACGAAACACGAAAGAGTTATGAAAATAAAATTATCAGGAAACAAAATTTTACTTACTTTAGCCAACGATACCACACGAGTTATTGCATTCGAGCGCTATGCGACGACTTCAGTAGGATTGCAATTTTGGTACCAAGGTAAAGCAGGCGTTTTATATAAATGGGAGCAAGTGACTTCACCAGAGCACTATGGACAACTTCCCAAAGATGATTTTTTACCAGATGACGATCCAACTCCACCAGACATTGCGGCTTAAAAGCTCAATTATTTAAATGGAGTAAATGGGAGCGAATATGAGGCTGACTGCAAAAATTCTTTCATGGTTATTGGCTGCCGTTGTGGTTGTCATGGTCATGTTTACAAGTTTAGCAATATATATGTTGCAGAAAAATCTTGAAGAAGAAGCCTTTCGTTCTCATAAACTTATTTACTCTTTATTCCTTCCCACCATTACTCGTTACCTTTGGGAATTTGATATTACAGGAATTAAAGAAACATTATCAAATATTATTGAAAATAATTACGCAAATAAAATTTACATTTATGATGCTGATACAATATTGGTCACATATCTTTTTAAAGATAAAAGCACAGGAAAAATATCTAACGTAAGAGATAATGATAAAACAGTTGAAACAAATAAAATAATCTCTCCTGAAAATAAAGATCTCCTTGAAAAGAAGTCTGCTGCAAATGAAGAGTTTTTTATTTATAATGAAAATTCAGTAAACGACACATCAAGAATTATAGGAGCGATGCAGCATAAAAAGGGGACAAATGCGAGTGCATCTGTCATTGGCTATTTTGTACTTGATTATTCAACAGACAATATTACAACTGCAATTCGTTCCATGATAAGAGGCGTTGTTATTCTTGCCTTATGTGTTACCATTATGCTTGTGGTATCAATTGGATTTTTATTAAGGAAAACCCTTATAAATAGTATCTTAAAATTAAGCCAAGCAAGTATAAATATTGCGAAAGGAAAATTTACAAAAATAGATGTTCCTAAAAGAAGTAAAGATGAAATGGTAGATCTCTTAAGAAATTTCAATATGATGATCACCCAAATTGAAGTTAATCAAGAAAATTTAAAGCTCCTTGCCGAGGAAGGTATAAAAATTTCTAGCAAATTTAATATAAGTGATGTTGCTATTCAAGTTTCAGAATCACTTAATAAAATAGCTAAATTAAATATTAATACGGAGTTTTTTGTCATCAATACCATGCTGCAATCAAACCCTACAGAAGGTTTCCATGAAATGCTAAAATCAGGGACACGCAGCATGATCAAATTGACAGATGAGATTGATGATCCACCAAATAAAAAACGTTTCTTTATTAAAGATTCATCAAATAAAATTTGTATTATTCTTCAAATTGATGATTTAAGAAGTGCTCATCTTTATTCTTTTACTGCAGCAGAATCTATTTATAATGCCATTCGTGCTTTACAAATTAGCATTACTAATGCATTAGATAATATTCATTTCGTAGCAGATCAAAAGGAACAACAAAGACTTGTTAGCGAACAAGAAACAGCACGACTGGTGCAAAATAATTTAATGCCAAAATTTGAATATAGAAAAGTGGGTAATTTTGAATTAGCAAATCACTTTGAAGCTGCGGCAGAATGCGCGGGAGATTGGTGGAATTATTATATTCTTCCTAATGAGAAATTGTTACTTCTTTTAGGGGACGTAACAGGCCACGGTACCGCAAGCGCCTTATTGACTGCTGTTGTGAAAGGATATTGCGATTCTATTCACATTCAACCTGAAATTACATCAAAAGACATTCTAAGCCAGCTCGACACTGTCGTAAGACAGAGTGGCGATGGTAATAAAGTAATGACGATGTTTGCCGCCATTCTCGATCCTATTAACGGCACTATTACTTTTTCTAATGCCGCTCATAACTTCCCCATGATGATTAAACTTAAAAACAATGGTAAAGTTGTTGAAAAATTAATCGCTCAAGGAAGACCTTTAGGTTATGAATTATTATCAACTTCTGAAGGACAAACAAGTTATGCATACGATCAAAGACAAATAAAACTTGAGCCAGGCGATGTTCTTTTTATCTTTTCCGATGGACTGGTTGAAGCAACAAATAAAAACGGAGATGAATTTACCGAAAGAAGATTAAAAAATGCTTTACAAAAATATTCTGATAAAGAAGCGAAAGAAATGAAAGAATGTATCATAACAGAATTTAGAGAATTTATATCGCATAAAAAACTTGATGACGATGTTACATTCCTTGTTTGTAAATTTAATTTAAATACTTAAATCATTCCATTAATTTAATAATTTCAGCTTCTATTTGAAGCCATATTTCTTCATCTGAAAGCAATTTCTTTTTAAGCATTTGAAGCTCCTTGTCAAGTTCATCAATTTTATGATAATTACTTGTGTCTTCTTTTTCAATTTTAATTTCTAATTCTTTTATTTTATTTGTTAAATTTAAAATTTCAGATTCAATTTTATCTTTCGCTTTTTCTAATTTTTGCTTTTCTTTTTTCACATCTTTTTGTTGCTGCTTTATGTCTTCGCCAGATTTTTCATTTTGAAAAATAGCATTCGAATTATCCTCAACGATTCGTGCCATTTCCATACTTCTATCAGGACTAAGAATATCAGGAAAGCCGGACAAGGGGGCTAATCTTTCATAGTCATCTAATTTACCTTCAAATAAAGCAAATCGACCATCGTTTGTCATGGCAAAAACATGGGTACAAATGGAATCAATAAAGTTTCTATCGTGGCTCACAAATAACAAAGTACCTTCATACTCTTCAATGGCGCCCGCAAGAATTTCAGCGCTGGACATATCTAAGTGGTTTGTAGGTTCATCAAGTAATAAGAAATTGGCTTGTTGCAATAATAAACACGCTAAACCAACACGACTTTTTTCACCGCCAGATAACACACCCACTCGTTTAAAAACATCGTCCCCGCGAAAGAGAAAACTTCCTAATAAGCTTCTTGCTTTGCGTTCGCCCACATCGTCAGATATGCTCATCACATTTTCAAGTATGGTTTTATGTTCATCAAGATTTTCCAATTGATCCTGTGCAAAAAAAGCCATGGAGACATTATGGCCAAGCTCAAAACCTCCCGAAAGAGATTGTATTTTGCTGGCAATTGTTTTTAGAAAAGTTGATTTTCCAATACCATTAGGACCAATAATTGCTATTTTTTGTCCACGTAATACATTTAATTTAATGTCTTTCGATAAAATAGAAGTATATCCTATACTCATGGATTCTACTTTCAAAACTTCCTTGCCACTTTGTGTTACTTTAGGTAAGGAAAATGAAATTTCTTCGACATTGTCATCAATATCAAAACTATCTTCGAGCTCTTTCATACGTGTCAGCATTTTCATGCGGCTTTGCGCTTGTTTCGCTTTAGAAGCTTTTGCTTTAAATCTGTCAACAAATTTTTGAATTTCATCAGCTCTTTTTTTATGTCTTTCAAAAGCAGCTGTTTCGAGTTCTAAACGTTGTTCTCTTTGCTCTAAAAAGGAATCAAAATTTCCTTTATAGGGAGTAAATTTTCCGTTGTATAAATGAAGGGTAATTGTAGACAATCTATTTAATAAAGCTCTATCATGTGAAACAAATAACAATGTTCCTTTAAAATCTTGCAAAAACTTTTCCACCCAAATTAAACTCGGCAAATCGAGGTGATTTGTAGGTTCGTCAAGAACAAGAAATTCCGGATCATTTAAAAACACACGGGCCAATTCAAGACGCATTCTCCAGCCACCAGAAAGCTGCTTGGGACTTTTTCCAAGTTGCGAAGCTAAAAATCCAAGGCCTATTAAAATTCCTTTGGCACGAGCTTCCAGAGCATAGCCGCCCGCTTCACGAAAATTATCTTCGATTTTTTCAAATTTCTTATGAACATCTTCACTATAATTATTTTCCATTTCCAAAAGAATATTGTCGAGCTGAATTTTAAGTTCACGAAGTTTTAGGGCACCGTCAACACATTCCTCAAGAACAGTCGGCTTCGGATTAGGGTTAGGTTCCTGGGGTAAATAACCTAAGTTAACACGGGCAGGTTTTAAAATTTCTCCAGAATCTGCCTCATCAAGTCCACAAATAATATTGAGTAAGGTCGATTTTCCAGCCCCATTAGGACCGACCAAAGCAACCCTCTCCCCTTCTGGAAAATGATAAGAGGAGTTTTGAAAAAGTACTTTTTTACCATATGCCTTGGCTAAATTTTCGATCCGGATCATGCTACAGTCCCATTCCTATTGTTCAATTTCTTTTATCAATCCAATGAATTAAATCAGAAAGGGCTTGAGAACGATATTGTTCCGTTTCATTAAAAATCTCATGTCCAGCCCCCTGAATCACCTTAAAAGAGCTATCATTGTGAGAGAAATAAGGCACGCATTTTTTCGTCACTTCCAATTTGACCAATTTATCATCCTCTGCTGCAACAATGGTAACAGGTGCCGATATCAAGCGAATGGCTTGGATTATTTTTTTTTCTTCTACAGCAGATAAAAATGTATTTCCCATTCTTGCTGTTATATATTTTAAATTCAATTCATCGTCTTTTGCTGCTTGATTATTCTCTGGATTATTTGAAAGTTTTTCAGGGAGAATGCCAATAGGAGCTAATATTTTTGGAAGATATTTTGAAACTTTATCTGCTAAAAATCTTTTCCAAATAGGAATCTCTTCTTTTACACCATAGCAAGGTGAACTTAAAAAAAGAGGGGGACAAGAATCGGCAAGATGTGCCGCCGCATAAGTCACTAACAACGATCCAAAACTATGCCCCATTATTCCAAAAAAAGAGTTTTTTTGCTTAGTAAAACCAAGAATTTGTTTGACATAATTTATCATAAAAATCACATCTAGCACCATGGCGTGTAAATTTTCCGCAT is a window encoding:
- a CDS encoding ABC-F family ATP-binding cassette domain-containing protein, whose protein sequence is MIRIENLAKAYGKKVLFQNSSYHFPEGERVALVGPNGAGKSTLLNIICGLDEADSGEILKPARVNLGYLPQEPNPNPKPTVLEECVDGALKLRELKIQLDNILLEMENNYSEDVHKKFEKIEDNFREAGGYALEARAKGILIGLGFLASQLGKSPKQLSGGWRMRLELARVFLNDPEFLVLDEPTNHLDLPSLIWVEKFLQDFKGTLLFVSHDRALLNRLSTITLHLYNGKFTPYKGNFDSFLEQREQRLELETAAFERHKKRADEIQKFVDRFKAKASKAKQAQSRMKMLTRMKELEDSFDIDDNVEEISFSLPKVTQSGKEVLKVESMSIGYTSILSKDIKLNVLRGQKIAIIGPNGIGKSTFLKTIASKIQSLSGGFELGHNVSMAFFAQDQLENLDEHKTILENVMSISDDVGERKARSLLGSFLFRGDDVFKRVGVLSGGEKSRVGLACLLLQQANFLLLDEPTNHLDMSSAEILAGAIEEYEGTLLFVSHDRNFIDSICTHVFAMTNDGRFALFEGKLDDYERLAPLSGFPDILSPDRSMEMARIVEDNSNAIFQNEKSGEDIKQQQKDVKKEKQKLEKAKDKIESEILNLTNKIKELEIKIEKEDTSNYHKIDELDKELQMLKKKLLSDEEIWLQIEAEIIKLME
- a CDS encoding SpoIIE family protein phosphatase, translating into MRLTAKILSWLLAAVVVVMVMFTSLAIYMLQKNLEEEAFRSHKLIYSLFLPTITRYLWEFDITGIKETLSNIIENNYANKIYIYDADTILVTYLFKDKSTGKISNVRDNDKTVETNKIISPENKDLLEKKSAANEEFFIYNENSVNDTSRIIGAMQHKKGTNASASVIGYFVLDYSTDNITTAIRSMIRGVVILALCVTIMLVVSIGFLLRKTLINSILKLSQASINIAKGKFTKIDVPKRSKDEMVDLLRNFNMMITQIEVNQENLKLLAEEGIKISSKFNISDVAIQVSESLNKIAKLNINTEFFVINTMLQSNPTEGFHEMLKSGTRSMIKLTDEIDDPPNKKRFFIKDSSNKICIILQIDDLRSAHLYSFTAAESIYNAIRALQISITNALDNIHFVADQKEQQRLVSEQETARLVQNNLMPKFEYRKVGNFELANHFEAAAECAGDWWNYYILPNEKLLLLLGDVTGHGTASALLTAVVKGYCDSIHIQPEITSKDILSQLDTVVRQSGDGNKVMTMFAAILDPINGTITFSNAAHNFPMMIKLKNNGKVVEKLIAQGRPLGYELLSTSEGQTSYAYDQRQIKLEPGDVLFIFSDGLVEATNKNGDEFTERRLKNALQKYSDKEAKEMKECIITEFREFISHKKLDDDVTFLVCKFNLNT
- a CDS encoding response regulator — protein: MSNTITEKEILLAFSKNSNQKVIELNGIANVLLKEGAKPELFDALSRTTSAMKTFAITCHQHHIAEFISKMIEPDFDRIRVENLTITEEIKSALKEKISKLKTMIKDASKDMPAQDNIEPLSLQDEGMYSLLTSIGQLSVWSFHELMNALAKVHGYTEMLEDVYQHVPDNVPEVKSELKTIQEKLISNTAHMTGIINRIRALRGKTKINIKEHNIRDIVKNIQELTQQPPKTLNWSALHIPSVNVQFDQIIFEQIWVHLWKLLGEWQNPGTLIQSMCFGKIDPNKSNQNNKFMNLLSLYIWLEPNGTAKFDPTKLNYSTQTPQADLAYVFHFTSKIAQRISANITCAKASFGGVVFCISIPCGELQITHSETGYAIPQPLHISKMNQKEGPLKNILILDDEKDLRTILSLKISKMGYGVSVASTIAEATQMLESKKIDLIISDLFLTQESGLDLLKKMSATSPEIPFIFITGANEDDISKPILDILAKYSKGFLTKPIPTQLLKETIENILPL
- a CDS encoding alpha/beta fold hydrolase; this translates as MFQERAEIIKSFDENELFFRVYTPAKRVQQESNLEGVVLAVHGFGEHSGRYSHVAKTVCAKNLAFAIFDIRGHGKSGPVRGDAENLHAMVLDVIFMINYVKQILGFTKQKNSFFGIMGHSFGSLLVTYAAAHLADSCPPLFLSSPCYGVKEEIPIWKRFLADKVSKYLPKILAPIGILPEKLSNNPENNQAAKDDELNLKYITARMGNTFLSAVEEKKIIQAIRLISAPVTIVAAEDDKLVKLEVTKKCVPYFSHNDSSFKVIQGAGHEIFNETEQYRSQALSDLIHWIDKRN
- a CDS encoding autotransporter outer membrane beta-barrel domain-containing protein, whose amino-acid sequence is MKNKKLSKLINCRNIITISLLTFVNSSFADNTMNFNFSSQIPDGDYKNIVTTIVNPTRFQFMSSPSRNIGRIIPVGISVGGGVSYVNIPQSTTDSLNKYTDSANNFPSAIVIPRLIAKIDIPGGLDVAVNYATIPQSSIVLSGIAVQYSLFDPRLVPVSFALRGGYTRIQGFAPLDANSTNVEALLGAKLAILKPYVGVGNNWSNASTNITNQYVTLSKSLSWTETYGILGLQLSALLGLGVEAQISSSQTIYNAKLSIEI